In the genome of Clostridiales bacterium, one region contains:
- the rpsS gene encoding 30S ribosomal protein S19 gives MSRSVKKGPFVDPKLLKKIQELNQKNEKKVIKTWSRASTIFPEFVGHTIAVHDGRKHVPVYCTEDMVGHKLGEFAPTRTFKGHSGDKGTRAK, from the coding sequence ATGAGCAGATCGGTAAAAAAAGGACCTTTCGTTGACCCTAAGCTTTTGAAAAAAATTCAAGAGCTAAATCAAAAAAACGAAAAAAAAGTTATCAAAACATGGTCAAGAGCGTCAACCATTTTCCCCGAATTTGTGGGACATACCATAGCCGTGCATGACGGCAGAAAACATGTCCCCGTGTATTGCACCGAAGATATGGTAGGCCACAAGCTAGGAGAATTTGCTCCTACCAGGACTTTCAAAGGACATTCGGGAGATAAAGGCACACGCGCCAAATAG
- a CDS encoding 50S ribosomal protein L24 encodes MLHVKKGDKVIILSGDEKGKTGKVLQIFPKQNRAIVEGVNIVHHHKKPKSAQEAGGITKSEAPIYLCKLQVICPSCGMPARVGFVKSGDEKSRVCKKCGKPIDSKEIKKEKTKAAKTTKKEDDAKEQTKKTQAKTTAQASKAQDATATEKQTTAKKATKKESAETVNTEA; translated from the coding sequence GTGCTTCATGTAAAAAAAGGCGATAAAGTAATAATATTGTCAGGAGATGAAAAGGGTAAAACCGGCAAGGTTTTGCAAATCTTTCCTAAACAAAACCGCGCGATCGTGGAAGGCGTTAATATTGTGCACCATCACAAAAAGCCAAAAAGCGCCCAAGAAGCTGGCGGCATAACCAAAAGCGAAGCGCCGATTTACCTATGCAAGCTGCAGGTCATTTGTCCCTCTTGCGGGATGCCTGCCAGAGTAGGTTTTGTCAAGTCAGGCGACGAGAAATCGCGCGTTTGCAAAAAGTGCGGCAAGCCCATTGATTCCAAAGAAATCAAGAAAGAAAAAACCAAAGCCGCCAAAACAACTAAAAAAGAAGACGACGCAAAAGAACAAACCAAAAAAACACAGGCCAAGACAACGGCCCAAGCTTCAAAAGCCCAAGACGCAACCGCTACAGAAAAACAAACAACAGCAAAAAAAGCGACCAAAAAGGAAAGCGCTGAAACCGTCAATACCGAAGCATAA
- the rpsC gene encoding 30S ribosomal protein S3, which produces MGQKVNPHGLRVGIIHGWETQWYAGKKDFHKYLLEDYKIRNHIKTKYYATAISRITIQRLTGSKIVVNIYTARPGMLIGAKGSGVEQIKKEIQAIAPGKTININILEVKRPDVDAVLVAENIAAQLEKRASFRRTMKQAINRAIKAGAKGVKVMVSGRLDGAEIARSEHYNEGSIPLQTLRANIDYGFAQAYTTFGVIGVKVWIYKGEVLSKSLKGDERNVNA; this is translated from the coding sequence ATGGGTCAAAAAGTTAATCCTCACGGGCTTAGAGTGGGAATAATTCACGGTTGGGAAACCCAATGGTACGCGGGCAAAAAGGATTTCCATAAATATCTTTTGGAAGACTATAAAATCCGCAACCACATAAAAACCAAATATTACGCAACCGCCATTTCCCGCATAACTATACAAAGATTGACCGGAAGCAAAATTGTTGTCAATATTTACACAGCCCGCCCTGGCATGCTGATAGGCGCAAAAGGCTCAGGCGTGGAGCAAATAAAAAAAGAAATTCAGGCTATAGCGCCCGGCAAAACCATAAACATCAATATCTTGGAAGTTAAGCGTCCCGATGTGGACGCGGTGCTGGTGGCCGAGAATATAGCTGCCCAACTAGAAAAAAGAGCTTCGTTTAGAAGAACGATGAAACAAGCCATAAACCGCGCAATAAAAGCCGGCGCAAAGGGCGTCAAGGTCATGGTCAGCGGCAGGCTTGACGGGGCTGAAATTGCCCGCAGCGAACATTATAACGAGGGGTCTATACCTTTGCAGACGCTGAGAGCGAATATTGACTATGGTTTTGCTCAAGCATACACCACATTTGGCGTAATTGGCGTCAAAGTATGGATTTATAAAGGCGAGGTATTGTCAAAATCCCTCAAAGGAGATGAACGCAATGTTAATGCCTAA
- the rpmC gene encoding 50S ribosomal protein L29 yields the protein MKAKEVHDMTNDELNAKLSSLKSELFYLRFNHAVGQLGNTNQLKAVKRDIARIKTVLREREIKGISGPASTPAKKKA from the coding sequence ATGAAAGCTAAAGAAGTTCACGATATGACCAATGACGAACTTAACGCTAAGCTGTCATCACTCAAAAGCGAATTGTTTTATCTTCGTTTTAACCATGCGGTCGGGCAATTAGGCAACACCAATCAGCTTAAGGCTGTCAAGCGCGATATCGCGCGCATTAAGACAGTCTTAAGGGAGCGCGAGATAAAAGGCATAAGCGGACCTGCTTCTACGCCCGCCAAAAAGAAAGCGTAA
- the rplP gene encoding 50S ribosomal protein L16: MLMPKRVKRRRVHRGRMKGVATKGNLVTYGEYGLAACQPGWITSNQIEAARIVLSKQVRKTGKVWIKIFPHKPVTKKPAETRMGSGKGAPEFWVAVVKPGRVMFEIAGVPEDVAKEALTQAAYKLPIKCKVVKKGEVKDPDAPEDNNKEAK, encoded by the coding sequence ATGTTAATGCCTAAAAGAGTCAAAAGGAGAAGAGTCCACAGAGGGCGCATGAAAGGCGTTGCCACAAAAGGCAATCTTGTGACATACGGCGAGTATGGATTGGCGGCATGCCAGCCCGGCTGGATTACTTCCAATCAAATAGAAGCGGCGCGTATCGTATTGTCCAAACAAGTTAGGAAAACCGGAAAGGTTTGGATCAAAATATTTCCTCACAAACCGGTAACCAAGAAGCCCGCCGAAACCCGTATGGGTAGCGGAAAAGGCGCGCCCGAGTTTTGGGTCGCTGTGGTTAAGCCCGGCAGGGTTATGTTTGAAATTGCCGGCGTTCCAGAAGATGTGGCCAAAGAAGCTTTGACCCAAGCAGCTTATAAACTGCCTATCAAATGCAAGGTTGTCAAAAAAGGCGAGGTAAAAGATCCGGACGCCCCAGAAGATAACAACAAGGAGGCTAAGTAG
- the rplV gene encoding 50S ribosomal protein L22, with protein MAKRIRTKAAERQKNKDTRPKAFARYIRMSPYKVRRAIDLVRGKSYTDAIAILKNTPLAAAEPVIKAINSAAANAEHNNNLAKKDLYVAEIFADQGPTLKRIRPRARGSADRILKRTSHITVILDVREAK; from the coding sequence ATGGCTAAGAGAATAAGAACAAAGGCTGCAGAAAGGCAAAAAAATAAAGATACGCGCCCCAAAGCTTTTGCCCGTTATATAAGGATGTCGCCTTATAAGGTCAGAAGGGCGATTGATTTGGTTCGCGGCAAGAGCTATACGGACGCGATCGCGATTTTGAAAAACACGCCATTGGCCGCGGCCGAGCCTGTTATCAAAGCGATAAACAGCGCGGCGGCTAACGCCGAGCACAATAACAATCTTGCCAAAAAAGACTTGTATGTGGCTGAGATTTTCGCGGATCAAGGGCCTACGCTAAAGCGCATCAGACCCCGCGCCCGCGGAAGCGCCGATAGGATTTTGAAGCGCACAAGCCATATAACGGTTATTTTGGATGTCAGGGAGGCTAAATAA
- the rpsQ gene encoding 30S ribosomal protein S17: MEDTAIKRNNRKTREGIVVSDKMDKTAVVSVVTRVKHPLYKKIIKKTKKYMIHDENNECQIGDYVEIAETRPISKNKCWRLVRIIEKAK; this comes from the coding sequence ATGGAAGATACAGCAATAAAAAGAAACAACCGCAAAACCCGCGAGGGCATAGTGGTAAGCGACAAGATGGACAAAACGGCCGTAGTGTCCGTTGTTACTAGAGTTAAGCATCCTCTTTACAAAAAGATAATCAAAAAGACCAAAAAATATATGATACACGATGAAAATAATGAATGTCAGATAGGCGATTATGTGGAAATAGCCGAGACCCGTCCTATTTCCAAAAATAAATGCTGGCGGCTCGTTAGAATCATTGAAAAGGCCAAGTAA
- the rplE gene encoding 50S ribosomal protein L5: MEQEAGKVEEKKKTTTKIVEQDQKKTKAQEADKAKPAQKPAAQKSAAKASAKEASKKAAKDGDNGRYRLKKLYDEVVVKELMKQFGYKNIHQVPKIEKIVVNRGLGDIKDDGKKFNAAVEELALICGQKPIVTKAKKSVANFKVRTGMNVGCMVTLRGNRMYEFLDKLISMALPRVRDFRGLNGNSFDGRGNYTFGIKEQLIFPEVKYDTIDKVRGFDVTIVTTARTDEEAKALLKGMGMPLAN; this comes from the coding sequence ATGGAACAAGAGGCTGGCAAAGTGGAAGAAAAAAAGAAAACAACGACAAAGATCGTTGAACAAGACCAAAAAAAGACCAAAGCTCAAGAAGCTGATAAGGCTAAACCTGCCCAAAAGCCCGCGGCGCAAAAATCCGCCGCTAAAGCGTCCGCAAAAGAAGCTTCCAAAAAGGCTGCCAAGGACGGGGACAACGGCAGGTACCGTTTGAAAAAATTATATGACGAAGTTGTCGTCAAAGAACTTATGAAACAATTTGGCTACAAAAATATCCACCAAGTCCCCAAAATTGAAAAGATTGTAGTTAATAGGGGCTTGGGCGATATTAAAGACGACGGCAAAAAGTTTAACGCCGCCGTGGAAGAGCTTGCTCTTATTTGCGGTCAAAAACCCATTGTCACTAAAGCCAAAAAATCAGTCGCCAATTTTAAGGTCAGAACGGGAATGAATGTCGGATGTATGGTTACCCTCAGGGGCAACCGTATGTACGAGTTTTTAGATAAATTAATTTCTATGGCATTGCCCAGGGTAAGGGACTTTAGAGGTCTTAACGGCAATTCGTTTGACGGGCGCGGCAACTACACATTTGGCATAAAAGAACAGCTTATCTTCCCCGAAGTCAAGTATGACACAATAGATAAGGTTAGAGGATTTGATGTCACTATCGTTACCACCG
- the rplN gene encoding 50S ribosomal protein L14, which translates to MIQPQTYLKVADNTGAKEIMCIRVLGGSFRRAGNIGDVIVASVKSATPGGIVKKGDIVRAVIVRTHKGISRKDGTHIRFDDNAAVIIDAQRQPRGTRIFGPIARELREKDYMKIISLAPEVL; encoded by the coding sequence ATGATACAACCTCAAACATATCTAAAGGTGGCCGATAACACAGGCGCCAAAGAAATAATGTGTATTCGCGTATTGGGCGGTTCGTTTCGCCGCGCGGGCAATATAGGCGATGTTATTGTCGCTTCCGTCAAAAGCGCGACCCCAGGCGGCATTGTGAAAAAGGGCGATATTGTTCGCGCTGTTATCGTGCGCACGCACAAAGGCATCAGCCGCAAAGACGGCACACATATTAGATTTGACGATAACGCCGCTGTGATAATTGACGCCCAGCGTCAGCCCAGAGGAACCCGCATCTTCGGACCTATTGCAAGAGAACTCAGAGAAAAGGATTATATGAAAATTATATCCTTGGCTCCCGAAGTGCTTTAA